The Ignavibacteria bacterium genome contains the following window.
TTCGGTTATATCGCCTGAGTCTTGTTCAAGTATTTTGTGGAGGAGCTGGGATTATAAAGAACAGGCAGCTGAAGCTTTAAAATTAACAGCAAAAGATTTAATTCAATTCAAAATAATTGACAGGATAATTCCAGAACCGAGAGGTGGTGCTCACCGAAATCCTGAACAAGCCGCACTTATATTGAAAGAAGCATTAATCGATGAGCTTAACAAATTAAAGAAAATTAAAATTGATAAATTGATCGAAATGCGCATTGAAAAGTTTTTAAATATGGGAGTATATATAGAATAATGTTCCTCATCATTTTAATTCTAATGATAATGGTGGCTGGAATCACCATTTATTTTATCGTGGATACTAAAAAGACATCCACAGTAGAGTCACCTTCATATGTACCTGATTTTCAAGATGAACAGCTACAAAAGAAAATGCAGAGAGAAGCTCAGATTTGTACTGAATCAGTGATGACAACTTTTGATATAATGCTTGATTATTCAGAGGGTAGTATTAGGATACTTGACCAGGTTATTAATGATCTGTTCAAAAAGAAATCTCTCACTCCAAATGATCTTGATAGATTGACTGTTAGTTTTGGTGCATACTTTGGTCAAACTTTTTTGAATAATCAAAGTGGAATGTGGTTTCAACATCCAAATTTTAATTTACCAATAATCTTTTCTCCAAAGGCTTTATTTGAATTTTCTCCTTTTGAGATCATTAAACAAAAGTTTCAATTTTTAGAAAGATATGATCTCTATATTGCTTATCAAGATGTAGTCAGACAATATATAAAGAGATTAAATGAGCTTCGTGCATAAAACCTATCTTCGCCCAAGGTATGCTGATACAGATCAAATGGGCATTATTCATCACGCTAAATATTTTGAATATTTTGAAATCGCAAGAACAGAACTTCTTAGAAGCTTAGGATTGCCATACGCAGAACTTGAGAATGAAGGATACCTACTCCCGCTTACAGATTGTTATGCAAAATTTATAAAGCCAATCAAGTATGATCAATTAATTAGAATTGAAACTACTCTAGAAAATTTTCAAGGAGCTCGCATCTATCTATCCTATAAAATTTATTCCGAAGAAAACAATGAGTTACTCTCAGAAGGTTATACTAAACATTCGTGGGTTAAAAAAAATAATTTAAAGCCAACAAAACCTCCTGCAAAATTTTTGGAAGCAATTAATTGCAAATGACTTACTTAGATTTAAATAAGATAAAAGAAATTTTTGAACTCGCAGTAAAAGAAGATATAGGCGACGGGGATATTACGACATCAGCAATATTCAGAGATTTTAAAAATGTTAGAGCCGATTTACTTTGTAAAGAAAATGGAATAATTGCTGGACTGGAAGTCATTAAGCTGATTACTGAAAATTTTTTAAATGATGTTGAATTCTTTTCTTTTTATTCTGATGGATATGAAATTCATTCTGGTGATTTCATTGGAACATTCACTGGAGATGTGAGAGAAATTTTAAAGTACGAAAGAATTCTTCTGAACTTCCTTCAAAGAATGAGTGGAGTTGCGACTTTAACAAATAAGTTTGTAAATCAGGTCAAAGGTACAAAAGCTAAAATTTTAGATACAAGAAAAACAATTCCTGGATGGCGTTACCTTGATAAGTTAGCTGTTAAAATTGGCGGCGGAGAAAATCATCGTTTTGGCTTGTACGATATGTTTTTGATTAAAGATAATCACATCTTTGCAGCGGGTGGAATTACTCAAGCAATAAATTTGTGTAAAGAATACAATAAAGTTCACAAGACAAATTTTAAAATTGAAGTTGAAGTCAAAAATTTAATTGAATTGAAAGAAGCAATTGAATGCGGTGTTGATAGAGTAATGCTGGATAATTTTTCAATTGACTCAATTAGAGATGCAGTTAAACTTGTGAATGGCAAAGTTGAAATTGAAGTTTCTGGTGGAGTTACACTCGATACCATCAGAGAAATAGCGGAATGTGGAGTAGATTATATATCAGTTGGTGCGATAACTCATTCAGCTAAAGCACTTGATATTTCGTTAGAAATAATCGAATAGTTTTTTGTTATGCTTCCCTCATACATTTCTGAAATCAGTTTGGAAGAACTAAAAGAAAGGCGGGATAAACTTTACGAATTTTTGGAAGCCTGTAAGTTATGTCCAAATGAGTGTGGTGTTGACAGAAGAACATCCAATAATGGAAATTGCAGGTCAGGTTATTTGCCGATGGTCTCAAGTTACGCACCTCATTTTGGTGAAGAATCGCCGCTTGTTGGGCGATTTGGTTCAGGAACAATATTTTTTACGAATTGCAATCTTGATTGTAAGTTTTGCCAAAATTATGATATAAGTCATTATGGCATTGGAAGAGAAGTTTCTATTAATGATTTAGCTGATATGATGATTTATCTTCAGAATAGAGGATGTCACAATATAAATTTTGTCACTCCAACTCATTTTACTCCTCAAATTGTAGATGCATTAATTATTGCTCGTGAAAGAGGTTTAGAAATTCCTCTGGTTTATAATTGTGGCGGATATGAATCAGTTGAGACTTTAAAATTACTGGATAAGATAATTGATATTTATATGCCCGATATAAAATATTCATCTAATGAAAATGGATTGAAATATTCTGGCATTTCCAATTATTGGGATATTGTCCGACCAGCTGTTAAAGAAATGCATCGTCAGGTTGGTGATTTGAAAATAAGCACATCGGGGATTGCGAAAAGAGGATTGCTTATTCGTCATTTGGTTTTACCGAATGATGTATCTGGGTCAAGAAAAGTTTTGGACTTTATCGCAAAAGAAATTTCAATCGATTCTTATGTGAATATTATGGATCAATACAGGCCTGTATATTTAGCGAGCAAATTCCCTGAAATTGATAGGACAATTACAAGCAAGGAATACTTTCAAGTTGTTAATTACGCCAAAGAAATTGGACTGCATCGTGGATTTGAGCTTGTATTTTAAAATTTTTCAATCAGGAGATTTTAATTGAAAAAAGAATTAAAGCAACTGGGCAAAGAAACTGCTATTTACGGTATCTCAACGATAGTTGGAAGGTTCTTAAGTTTTTTACTTGTTCCATTCTTCACAAATGTTTTTTCTCAAGCTGAGTATGGAATAATCACAAATGTTTATGCTTACATTGCTTTCTTCAATATTATTTATCTGTATGGAATGGATTCAGCTTATTTGAAATATGCTTCAACTCAAGAGCTTGGAAATGAGAAACAAACTTTCAGTACAGCTTTTAATTCAGTTTTTTTGACATCTTTTCTTTTATCCATTTTGATTTTAATATTCAAAGAGCCTTTAACAATTTTATTTGGTTTAGAGAAAAGTCAATTAACCATTGTATATTTTGTTGCTGGAATTTTATTCTTCGATGCAGTCTCAAATGTAGTTTTCGCAAGATTGAGGTTTCATAATAAAGCTTTAAGATTTGCTTCTTTTAAATTGCTCAATATCATTTCAAATGTTGTATTGAACATCGTTGGAATTTTTATCTGGAAGCTTGGACCTTTAAGTGTATTTCTTGCAGGTTTTGGTTCTTCATTGTTCACATTTGTTTTGCTTCTGCCAGATTTGATAAAATCTTATCAATCGAAAATAGATAAATCAATCCTTCAAGCATTGTTAAAGTTTGGTTTACCGTTCATTCCGGCTGGTCTTGCGTCGATTGTCACTCAAGTAATTGATCGACCTATTTTGCTTGCACTAACTGACGCAAGTACTGTTGGAGTGTATCAAGCTAATTACAAACTTGGTATCTTTATGATGCTTTTTGTCTCAATGTTTCAATACGCTTGGCAGCCGTTTTATTTGAAGCAGTCTCTAAAAGAAAATGCAAAAGAACTCTTCGCAAAAGTTTTTACATATTTTACTCTTTTTGCTTTTACAACTTTTATAATTCTCTCACTTTTCATAGAGGACTTAGTGAGAATTAAATTCTTTGGATTCTATTTGATCGGGAAAGATTTCTGGGATGGTTTATATATCGTTCCAATAGTTTTACTTGCTTATGTGTTTAATGGATTTTATATAAACTTTTTGGCGGGAATTCAAATTCAGAAGAAAACTCAATATATGCCGTTAGTCTCTGGTCTTGGCGCTATCGTTAATGTGGTTTCAAATTTTATTTTAATTCCATTAATCGGAATGTTAGGTGCGGCTTATGCAACTTTGTTGGCTTACTTTGCAATGGCTGTATTTCAGTATTTCTTATCTCAAAGGTTCTACAGAATTAAATATGAATGGAGAAAAATTTTTTTAATTGGGATTTCGTCAATTTTAAGTTATGTAGTCTTTTTGCTTGTAAATGATTTCAACCTTATTAATGCTTTACTCTTGAAAATTTTAATTATTGCTTTATACTTATTCTCTTTGGGAATATTTGGTTTAATTGAAATAAGATGGATTAGAGAATTTTATTATTTTTTATTGAAAAGAATAGAGTTGTAAAGTAAATTTCGCCCTATTGTGAAAAAGTAATTTTCACTAATCCAAATAATTTTTCTTTCAAAAAGAGTATTAGAATAAACTAAATTTCTAATCTAATTCTGATTAAAATAATCATATATAAGTCTCGCAGTCTTGGCAACAGCATTTTGAGCTTTATTATCATGTGTCCAGGATGTATCGTTGCTTTCATCAGCAAAAATTGCAATCACAAAATCACACTTTGGTGAATAAACAATGCCTACATCAATTCTTGCGCGATCAACAGCACCAGTTTTGTTTGCCACAACAATATTTTCATTCTCTTTTAATTGATCATAGGGTAAAAATCTTCTAATCATTGTATCGTCTTGTTGATTTTTCAAAATCTTTATAATCCATTCTGAATAATTTGAATCAATTATCTGATGACGATAAATCATCTCAAGTAATTGCCCCATCTCGAATGGTGTTGAATAACCCAGAGCGAATCTTTTTGCTTCGGGAGTATTTTTCTTTGTTGCGTAAGAGAAAACTTTATTAAGTAATTTAGTGTGTCGAAGTCCTAATTTCTCCATTGTTGAATTTACAGCTTCCAATTTATCATCATGTTTCTCAGCAAATTGATCGATCACTGCATTGGTTGCAGTATTATCAGAAAGAATAATCATTAATGTTGCTGCGTCTATCAGTTTTATTTTTGTATCTCCATCAAAATATTGAATTACGCCTGCACCACCAACTTTATCTTTTTCAGGAATTAATATTTCTTTGAGAATATCTATTTCTCCGTTTTTTACCTTTTCAAATAAAGTTACAAGAATTGGTAGTTTAATCACGCTTGCTGTTGGGAATAAAGAATCAGCATTAATTTTTATTTCTTCACCCGTATTTAATTTTTTTGCGTATACTCCAATGCGTCCAGAATAAGTATTTGAAAGATTGATTATTTCTTCTTCAAGTTGATACTTACTTTTTGATTTGCTGTCTTCAAGACTTTTAATTTGTTTAGTGGATGAACAAGCAATCATAAAAATTGAAAGTGATAAAACTATTACGATATTTTTCATTTTTTTCCTCTCACTCTTTTTGTACAAAATTATATGAATAATTCATAAATATCCCATATTATGACCAATGATTAACTCTATACGAATTTTTTAAAGATCATTTATTGGCGATTTGTTGACTTTAAAATTTAAAAATGATAAATTTGAATAAAAGAGATGGTGAGGATGATCAATATCTTGACAGTGGGGCTTCGTTAATAAATAGATCGATGAAAATTAAGTCTTCTTCAAAAAATTTGTTCGTAAAATAATTACAAAAATCATCAGGAGGATTTGATGAGACAAAAAATTTACTCATTGGTCTTAGTAACTTTCTTGTTACTAAATTCTTTCTTGTTTGCTCAAGATGAAGAAAGATGGAGCAAACCTTTCCTTCGATTAGAACCAGCCAAAACAGGGAATCAAGAAGAGATTAAAATTGATTTTGAAGCAATTCAAAATGAATTAAAAAATATTAAACCAATACGAACAGTTACTGCAGATAAAACTTATACGGTATATCCAAATATCCGTGTTTGGCCTAATAGTGGAATGACGCAATCAGAAGTGCACATTGCAGTCAATCCCAATAATCCTAATATTCTCTTAGGTGGGTCAAACGCTGCGAACAATTCATCCACAGTTTCATATGTCAATCAAGGTTTTTATGTGACTACTAATGGTGGACAAACCTGGTATGGAAGCGACTCATTACCAGGAATACCTTCAGGTTATTATCGTTCTGATCCTGTTGTTGCGTTTGATCAATACGGAAATATGTATTTCAATACACTTGAATACAGCAGTACGGCAGGTGATCTTGTAACATTAAAATCAACAAACAATGGATTAACCTGGCCCATTAAAGTCGCAGTACCAAATCCAGGTCCTGATGAAGATAAAAACTGGGTTGCAATTGATGTAAATCCAGCTTCACCATATTATGGATATATTTATACAGCATATACTGAGTTTGGAAGTACGGATCCAAACTACAGAAAACTTGAGTTCTCACGTTCGACAGATGGTGGATTGACATTCTCTGCACCTGTAAATATGAGTGGTACATCGGGATATTTGCACCAAGGTGTAAATTTAGCTGTCGGAACTAATGGTGATGTTGTTGCTGCATTTACTCATTATCCAACAAGTACATTAACAACTTCACATGTAGCTTTTGCTAAATCTACTGATGGTGGTTTAACCTGGACGCAACAATTAGTTGTTCAGAATATTAACGATATTCGTGGTAACTTAACGAAAGGTGGAAATTCTATTCGTGTTAATTCATTCCCATATATTGCAGTAGATCATAGCAATGGACCTCGCAGAGGATGGATTTACATCACTTATGCTGCAAGACCAGCAACTGGTCAACCACCAGATGTTTATCTTATAAAGTCAACTAATTTTGGAGCTACTTGGTCAGCACCAGTAAAAGTTAACTCCGAGCCAGCAAATCGTGACCAATGGTTCCCAGCAATAGCAGTTGACCCAGCAGATGGTTCGGTAAATATCGTTTATTATGACAGCAGAAATTATCCGAACAATGATTCAACAGAAGTTTATTTATCCAGATCTCTTGATGGTGGCAATACCTGGGAAGATATAAAAGTATCTGATAGAGCCCACTTACCAAGAGCTATTGCGGGTCTGGCATCAGGGTATCAGGGAGATTATATTGGAATAACAGCTAAAAATGGTGTTGTCTGGCCATTCTGGAATGATAATCGATTAGGATATCATCAAGCATATACAGCAAAAGTTTTCTTTATTCAAATTAATCATACAAAATTACCAAACACAGAAAATCTTAATGGGCCCTACACTGTCGCTGCTAAGATTACTGGAAGTGTAGGAATTCAAGAAGCAAAAGTTTTCTGGAGAAGAGGAACAACAGGGGCATTTGATTCTCTTCTAATGTCAAGAGTTGCAGCAGATAGTTTTGTTGCAAACATTCCAGGAAATGGGCTACCTGCGATCTATCAATATTATATTTATGCAAAAGACAGCGTTGGAAGCTTTGCAACTTTACCAGGTGGTGCACCCGGTGAAGTCTTCCAATTTGAAGCTGCAACAGATAATCAACCTCCTGTAATTACACATACTGTTTTACCAAATCAGTATCGAGAGACCTGGCCTCCTCAGGTAACCGCTACAGTTACTGATAATATTGGGGTTGATTCTGTTTGGGTTGTTTATAAAGTAAATTCAAATGGTGTAATTAGACAATTTAGGTTATATGGACAGGGTAATAATGTTTATAGTGGCGCTTTTGATATTTCATCCACTCTGTTAAATGTAGGAGATACAGTTTATTATAGGATAGGTGCTAAAGATTTAGCAACTTCACCTAATTTTGGATATCACCCGAGTTCTTCAGGATACAACAGTTTCTTAATTATTCCAGATACAGAATTTCCAGTTATTACTCATAATGCGCTCGGTGATCAAGCATTCATAAGATGGCCAGCACAAGTAAGAACAGTTGTTACTGATAATATTGGAGTTGATAGTGTTTGGGTTGAGTGGTATAAAAATACAACAGCAAATTGGAAACGATTTAACTTATCAAAAACTACAGGTAACAATTGGGAAGGTTTCTTTAATTCAGACACGACCCAAGTAGCAATCGGCGATTCTATTTTTTATAGAGTTGTTGCAAGAGATATTTCATTAAGTCAAAATATAACTTACTTACCTGCCAGTGGATACTTTAAGTTTAATATAATTCAAACGAGAGGAATTGTTCTGGTTGTTGATGATGATGTAAGTGAATTTGAGAGAATTAGTCCTGAAAAAGGGCAATTTAAAGCTGATTTGACAGCACCGCTTGGTGCATCTGCAATGTTATTCAAATCGACTTTGGATAGTGTTGGTTTTCTTGCAGATTATGTAACATTTGCAAATCTCGATACAAATACTTTAATGAATTATGATATTGTAATTCTCTCGGCTGGAACAAAGACATCTGCGATCTTTAATGATCAAGGTAAACGAGATGCAATTAGAAATTTTGCGAAGCTGGACGGAAAGAAAACATGGGTTGAAGGCGGTGAAGTTGGATATTTCTACAGATCAACGGGAACAAATGATCAATTATTCAGACAAGAAGTTCTCTTTACGGAAGCCTGGGTTAGTGATGCTTCCAGTGGATTATTGAACAAGAAAATTCCAACACATCCAATTAATAATTATCCACATTCAATCCCTGATAATATCGAGTTTACAGGAACTGGATTTGGCGTAAGGGATGCGATGAGAGTCTTGCCTGGTGCTCGTGTATTTCCAGTAAGTACCTGGTCAACACATCCGGATAGCGGCGGTATAATTATACGGGATAAAAATCCTAATCCAACAAGTGCAGATAATGTATTCTTTACATTCAGCATTGGTTCGATGACCAATCAGGAAATTGCGAAGAAATTAATAGAAAATACAGCTGAATTTTTAATGGCAAGGGAAACACCAGCTGTAGGAAGAATATCGGGAACTGTTACTCTTCAGGGCGCAACAAATCATAGTGGTGTTGTTGTCAATTTAACTGGAACAGCAAATAAATCAACTGTCACTGCAGCAGATGGTAGTTATTCATTTGATTCATTATACAACGGACCATATAGAGTAACAGCAATCGCACCAACTGGATATTTCCCCGCAAGTAAATTTGTTGATACTGTGGTAAATGATAATCAAATTTCCAATATAAACTTTACATTTGTTCCGATTCTTCCTGGAACAATTTCTGGCCAGGTTACACTTCAGGGTCAAAGTGATCATAGTGGTGTTTTAGTTCAGGTACTAAATCAACCTGGTAAACAAGCTACAACCAATGCTGCTGGTAATTATCAGATTGATAGCGTAATGCCAGGACAGGTACTTGTTAAATTCTCAAAACAAGGTTATGGAAGTAAGACAAAAGATACAGTGCTGGCTAATGGTGGAACACTTGTTTTAAATATGACATTGACACCAACTCTTGGCAATATATTGGTTATAGATGATGATGTTGCTGAAGCTGATAGAATTAACCCTGAAAAATCTACAGAAGCTGATCTAACTACACCATTAGGTGCATCGGCAACATTATTTAAGACAGTTCTCGATTCTCTTGGATATAATACCGATCTTGTAACTTTCGCAGCACTTGATACAAATGCGTTAGCCAATTATGATCTGGTTATTCTTTCAACAGGGTCAAAAACAACTAATATATTTAACGATGCAGCTAAGAGGGCCGCAATCAGAAGATATGCAACAACTATTGGTAAGACATTAGCAGAGGGTGGTGAACTTGGTTACTTCTTTAGAAGCACATCAACGACTGCAGATTCAATGTTTAGAAAAGAAGTCCTTTATACAAGTAGATGGGTAAGTGATGCAACAACTGCTGCACTGAAAAAGAAATTACCTGATCATCCAATATGGAATGTTCCAAATGTTTTACCAGATAATATTGCATTTACAGGTACAACCTATTCTATAAGAGA
Protein-coding sequences here:
- a CDS encoding oligosaccharide flippase family protein is translated as MKKELKQLGKETAIYGISTIVGRFLSFLLVPFFTNVFSQAEYGIITNVYAYIAFFNIIYLYGMDSAYLKYASTQELGNEKQTFSTAFNSVFLTSFLLSILILIFKEPLTILFGLEKSQLTIVYFVAGILFFDAVSNVVFARLRFHNKALRFASFKLLNIISNVVLNIVGIFIWKLGPLSVFLAGFGSSLFTFVLLLPDLIKSYQSKIDKSILQALLKFGLPFIPAGLASIVTQVIDRPILLALTDASTVGVYQANYKLGIFMMLFVSMFQYAWQPFYLKQSLKENAKELFAKVFTYFTLFAFTTFIILSLFIEDLVRIKFFGFYLIGKDFWDGLYIVPIVLLAYVFNGFYINFLAGIQIQKKTQYMPLVSGLGAIVNVVSNFILIPLIGMLGAAYATLLAYFAMAVFQYFLSQRFYRIKYEWRKIFLIGISSILSYVVFLLVNDFNLINALLLKILIIALYLFSLGIFGLIEIRWIREFYYFLLKRIEL
- a CDS encoding T9SS type A sorting domain-containing protein, coding for MRQKIYSLVLVTFLLLNSFLFAQDEERWSKPFLRLEPAKTGNQEEIKIDFEAIQNELKNIKPIRTVTADKTYTVYPNIRVWPNSGMTQSEVHIAVNPNNPNILLGGSNAANNSSTVSYVNQGFYVTTNGGQTWYGSDSLPGIPSGYYRSDPVVAFDQYGNMYFNTLEYSSTAGDLVTLKSTNNGLTWPIKVAVPNPGPDEDKNWVAIDVNPASPYYGYIYTAYTEFGSTDPNYRKLEFSRSTDGGLTFSAPVNMSGTSGYLHQGVNLAVGTNGDVVAAFTHYPTSTLTTSHVAFAKSTDGGLTWTQQLVVQNINDIRGNLTKGGNSIRVNSFPYIAVDHSNGPRRGWIYITYAARPATGQPPDVYLIKSTNFGATWSAPVKVNSEPANRDQWFPAIAVDPADGSVNIVYYDSRNYPNNDSTEVYLSRSLDGGNTWEDIKVSDRAHLPRAIAGLASGYQGDYIGITAKNGVVWPFWNDNRLGYHQAYTAKVFFIQINHTKLPNTENLNGPYTVAAKITGSVGIQEAKVFWRRGTTGAFDSLLMSRVAADSFVANIPGNGLPAIYQYYIYAKDSVGSFATLPGGAPGEVFQFEAATDNQPPVITHTVLPNQYRETWPPQVTATVTDNIGVDSVWVVYKVNSNGVIRQFRLYGQGNNVYSGAFDISSTLLNVGDTVYYRIGAKDLATSPNFGYHPSSSGYNSFLIIPDTEFPVITHNALGDQAFIRWPAQVRTVVTDNIGVDSVWVEWYKNTTANWKRFNLSKTTGNNWEGFFNSDTTQVAIGDSIFYRVVARDISLSQNITYLPASGYFKFNIIQTRGIVLVVDDDVSEFERISPEKGQFKADLTAPLGASAMLFKSTLDSVGFLADYVTFANLDTNTLMNYDIVILSAGTKTSAIFNDQGKRDAIRNFAKLDGKKTWVEGGEVGYFYRSTGTNDQLFRQEVLFTEAWVSDASSGLLNKKIPTHPINNYPHSIPDNIEFTGTGFGVRDAMRVLPGARVFPVSTWSTHPDSGGIIIRDKNPNPTSADNVFFTFSIGSMTNQEIAKKLIENTAEFLMARETPAVGRISGTVTLQGATNHSGVVVNLTGTANKSTVTAADGSYSFDSLYNGPYRVTAIAPTGYFPASKFVDTVVNDNQISNINFTFVPILPGTISGQVTLQGQSDHSGVLVQVLNQPGKQATTNAAGNYQIDSVMPGQVLVKFSKQGYGSKTKDTVLANGGTLVLNMTLTPTLGNILVIDDDVAEADRINPEKSTEADLTTPLGASATLFKTVLDSLGYNTDLVTFAALDTNALANYDLVILSTGSKTTNIFNDAAKRAAIRRYATTIGKTLAEGGELGYFFRSTSTTADSMFRKEVLYTSRWVSDATTAALKKKLPDHPIWNVPNVLPDNIAFTGTTYSIRDAMRVDWEPKTIYHAGTYTTYPDSGSIIIHDKTPNPSSADNVFFTFNISLITDQSLAKKLIENVVKYLFNQESAPLGRISGTVTLQGAPNSGGVEVRLSGTVSKTTYTAPDGSYSFDSLYAGPYRITAYAPTGWFPYTQKVDTTLSSGQQISNINFTFVPLVTGTVSGTVTLDGQTDHSGVEVKILNQPDKVTTTDASGNYSLTGVNPGDISVQFRKQGFRTTKKDTLLPNGGSLTINVFMPTSLGNVLVVDDDATLEGRISNEKQGAADLTSPLGVSANLFKTTLDSLGYNTDLVTFSALDTNSLTIYDVLILSAGPKTAVQFNDQAKRDAIRAFAKTPGKKTLVEGGEVGWNYRSTGTNDQLFRQEVLFVDRWVSDVSGGNLNKKIASHPINSVPNLIPDNLAFSGTGLGERDAMTVLPGARVYPVSTWSTYPDSGGIIVNDKNPNPLSADNVFFTFNIGGMTDQASAKKLIENTIKYLFTVEPPPTGVIAGQVTLNGAPNNAGVTLKLYQMPGSNLLMSQVTDSTGSYLFSGLYSGSYRVEASAPTGFYPAKAFVDTVVGTDTVYNINFSFVDVNTPQTVSFWTTGGWNLLSEPVKTSNMSKGELFPSATSNAFTFSDDLGYVKHDTLKPGVGYWLKFTQQEQHTFQGMVDYVLNIPVKKGWNLIGSAYKSVPVNSVTTSPAGIIQSPFFEYNNGYLQADNLNVGKGYWVKVKQNGTLTLPTTYPMMLAKESIYAQKVDDKWPTIVITDAAGKQTRLYLAELNSINAEYELPPLPPADAYDVRFNSNKYVEDKAVGNYIVSLNAVSYPIRIRLENFSDEVYRISDGVGGQIYEDLIRNGEEKEVNVKGLNALTLQKVIIPANYELSQNYPNPFNPSTIIKFGLPENSKVLLEVYNVLGEKVATLINAELKAGYHSITFDARNLTSGVYFYRIETSKFNDVKKMILVK
- the nadC gene encoding carboxylating nicotinate-nucleotide diphosphorylase — its product is MTYLDLNKIKEIFELAVKEDIGDGDITTSAIFRDFKNVRADLLCKENGIIAGLEVIKLITENFLNDVEFFSFYSDGYEIHSGDFIGTFTGDVREILKYERILLNFLQRMSGVATLTNKFVNQVKGTKAKILDTRKTIPGWRYLDKLAVKIGGGENHRFGLYDMFLIKDNHIFAAGGITQAINLCKEYNKVHKTNFKIEVEVKNLIELKEAIECGVDRVMLDNFSIDSIRDAVKLVNGKVEIEVSGGVTLDTIREIAECGVDYISVGAITHSAKALDISLEIIE
- a CDS encoding acyl-CoA thioesterase: MSFVHKTYLRPRYADTDQMGIIHHAKYFEYFEIARTELLRSLGLPYAELENEGYLLPLTDCYAKFIKPIKYDQLIRIETTLENFQGARIYLSYKIYSEENNELLSEGYTKHSWVKKNNLKPTKPPAKFLEAINCK
- a CDS encoding radical SAM protein codes for the protein MLPSYISEISLEELKERRDKLYEFLEACKLCPNECGVDRRTSNNGNCRSGYLPMVSSYAPHFGEESPLVGRFGSGTIFFTNCNLDCKFCQNYDISHYGIGREVSINDLADMMIYLQNRGCHNINFVTPTHFTPQIVDALIIARERGLEIPLVYNCGGYESVETLKLLDKIIDIYMPDIKYSSNENGLKYSGISNYWDIVRPAVKEMHRQVGDLKISTSGIAKRGLLIRHLVLPNDVSGSRKVLDFIAKEISIDSYVNIMDQYRPVYLASKFPEIDRTITSKEYFQVVNYAKEIGLHRGFELVF
- a CDS encoding serine hydrolase; translation: MKNIVIVLSLSIFMIACSSTKQIKSLEDSKSKSKYQLEEEIINLSNTYSGRIGVYAKKLNTGEEIKINADSLFPTASVIKLPILVTLFEKVKNGEIDILKEILIPEKDKVGGAGVIQYFDGDTKIKLIDAATLMIILSDNTATNAVIDQFAEKHDDKLEAVNSTMEKLGLRHTKLLNKVFSYATKKNTPEAKRFALGYSTPFEMGQLLEMIYRHQIIDSNYSEWIIKILKNQQDDTMIRRFLPYDQLKENENIVVANKTGAVDRARIDVGIVYSPKCDFVIAIFADESNDTSWTHDNKAQNAVAKTARLIYDYFNQN